In Companilactobacillus allii, one genomic interval encodes:
- a CDS encoding molybdenum cofactor biosynthesis protein MoaE, with protein MKIEITQEPINTEKLTQSLIHSEYGGVDIFIGNIRRFTDDIETEKIEYTTYKKMAEKEMQKLADKVLSKGMDVVMVHRIGELQLGDIAVFIGVSAPHRAEAFENCQFLIDELKKTVPIWKKEYDRDKIRWGGLED; from the coding sequence GTGAAAATAGAAATAACACAAGAACCCATCAATACTGAAAAGCTCACACAGAGTTTGATCCATAGTGAGTATGGAGGAGTTGATATTTTTATAGGTAATATTCGTCGATTTACTGATGATATTGAAACCGAAAAAATTGAGTATACTACTTATAAGAAAATGGCAGAAAAAGAAATGCAAAAGTTAGCCGACAAGGTACTCTCAAAGGGCATGGATGTGGTGATGGTTCACCGTATTGGTGAATTACAACTTGGTGATATTGCTGTGTTTATTGGCGTATCTGCACCACACAGGGCTGAAGCATTTGAAAACTGTCAGTTCTTAATTGATGAGTTGAAGAAGACAGTTCCGATTTGGAAAAAGGAATATGATCGTGACAAAATTCGTTGGGGAGGTTTAGAAGATTGA
- a CDS encoding aldo/keto reductase, protein MANLNGLTDTYTLSNGVKIPIVGFGTWQTPDGDVAKESVKAAIEAGYHHIDTAAAYGNEDSVGEGIKASGIKRDDLFLTTKLWNDDHGYDSTKKALDHSLLELGVDYVDLYLIHWPNPIKFRDNWKEVNAETWRAMEEVLKAGKTRAIGISNFRPQHMDELLKTATVTPMVNQIFLNPSDLQPKVVAYNNQHNILSEAYSPLGTGKIFQVEELKEMATRYGKSVAQLVLRWSLQHGFLPLPKSVHADRIKENGQIFDFEISSDDMLTIDGLHGLAGIANDPDTANF, encoded by the coding sequence ATGGCAAATTTAAATGGTTTAACTGATACATACACACTCAGTAATGGTGTAAAAATTCCTATTGTTGGGTTCGGAACTTGGCAAACACCAGATGGTGATGTTGCTAAAGAAAGCGTTAAAGCTGCGATTGAGGCTGGATATCATCATATTGATACTGCTGCAGCCTATGGCAATGAAGATAGTGTAGGAGAGGGAATTAAGGCTTCAGGAATTAAACGTGATGACTTATTCTTGACTACAAAGTTGTGGAATGATGATCATGGATATGATTCAACTAAAAAAGCACTTGATCATTCATTGTTAGAATTAGGTGTAGATTATGTTGATCTATATTTGATTCACTGGCCAAATCCTATTAAGTTCCGTGATAATTGGAAAGAAGTTAACGCAGAAACTTGGCGTGCAATGGAAGAAGTACTTAAAGCCGGTAAAACACGTGCAATTGGTATTTCAAACTTCCGTCCACAACATATGGATGAACTCTTGAAGACTGCAACAGTTACACCAATGGTTAATCAAATTTTCCTTAACCCAAGTGATCTCCAACCCAAGGTTGTCGCTTATAACAATCAACACAATATTTTGAGTGAAGCTTATAGTCCACTTGGCACTGGAAAAATCTTCCAAGTTGAAGAATTGAAAGAGATGGCAACACGTTATGGTAAGTCAGTTGCACAATTAGTTTTACGTTGGTCACTACAACATGGATTCTTGCCACTTCCTAAGTCAGTACATGCCGATAGGATTAAGGAAAATGGTCAAATCTTTGATTTTGAAATTTCTAGTGATGATATGCTAACTATCGATGGATTGCACGGACTTGCAGGAATTGCTAATGATCCTGATACTGCTAATTTCTAA
- the gdhA gene encoding NADP-specific glutamate dehydrogenase, translating into MSKATEYLKHVYEVIERRDPDQLEFLEAIHDFFQTMTPVFEKHPEYIDANILERLTEPERVIQFRVPWLDDAGKPQVNRGFRVQFNSAIGPYKGGLRFHPSVNLSIVKFLGFEQIFKNALTGLPIGGGKGGSDFDPKNKSDNEIMRFCQSFMTELSKYIGLDTDIPAGDIGVGGREIGYLYGQYKRLKGADRGVLTGKGLTYGGSLARTEATGFGLAYYTEEMLKANKSDISNKRVVVSGSGNVSVYAIQKVAELGGKVITCSDSNGYVVDENGIDLNVVKQIKEVERGRIKEYADRVSSGKYYEGSIWDAKLKYDVALPCATQNEIDGKQAKLMINNGVMAIAEGANMPSDIEAIKVYQDNGLLYGPAKAANAGGVAVSALEMSQNSMRLSWTFEEVDDRLKQIMKDIFTESVDAAKKYNINGDYLSGANIAGFVKVADTMITQGLV; encoded by the coding sequence ATGAGTAAAGCAACTGAATATTTGAAACATGTTTATGAAGTAATTGAAAGAAGAGACCCTGATCAATTGGAATTTCTAGAGGCAATTCATGACTTCTTCCAAACAATGACACCTGTATTTGAGAAACATCCTGAGTATATTGATGCTAATATCTTGGAAAGATTGACTGAACCGGAACGCGTAATTCAGTTCCGTGTTCCATGGCTTGATGATGCAGGTAAACCACAGGTCAACCGTGGCTTTAGAGTGCAATTCAATTCAGCTATTGGACCATACAAAGGTGGATTGAGATTTCACCCATCAGTAAATTTGAGTATTGTTAAATTTTTAGGATTTGAACAGATTTTTAAGAATGCTCTGACTGGACTACCGATAGGTGGTGGAAAAGGCGGTTCAGATTTTGATCCGAAGAATAAATCAGATAATGAAATTATGCGCTTTTGTCAAAGTTTCATGACAGAGTTAAGCAAGTATATCGGTCTTGATACTGATATTCCAGCTGGTGATATTGGTGTTGGTGGCCGTGAAATAGGGTATTTATATGGACAATACAAGCGACTTAAGGGTGCTGATCGCGGTGTATTGACTGGTAAAGGACTGACTTATGGTGGTTCGTTAGCTAGAACTGAGGCCACTGGATTTGGGCTAGCTTATTACACAGAGGAAATGTTAAAGGCGAATAAGTCTGACATATCTAATAAAAGAGTTGTGGTGTCTGGTAGTGGTAATGTTTCTGTTTATGCCATTCAAAAAGTTGCTGAATTAGGTGGTAAAGTTATCACTTGTTCAGATTCAAATGGTTATGTTGTTGATGAGAATGGAATAGATCTCAATGTTGTTAAGCAGATCAAAGAAGTAGAACGTGGACGTATTAAAGAGTATGCAGACCGTGTTTCAAGTGGTAAATATTATGAGGGTTCCATTTGGGATGCAAAGTTGAAGTATGATGTTGCTTTACCATGCGCCACTCAAAATGAGATTGATGGTAAACAGGCCAAGTTGATGATAAATAACGGGGTCATGGCTATTGCAGAAGGTGCAAATATGCCAAGTGATATTGAAGCAATTAAAGTTTATCAAGATAATGGATTGTTATATGGCCCAGCTAAGGCAGCTAATGCAGGTGGTGTAGCTGTTTCTGCACTTGAAATGAGCCAAAACAGCATGCGTCTGAGCTGGACTTTTGAAGAAGTCGACGATAGATTGAAACAAATCATGAAAGATATCTTTACTGAATCGGTCGATGCAGCTAAAAAGTACAATATTAATGGAGATTATTTGAGTGGGGCTAATATCGCTGGTTTTGTTAAAGTGGCTGATACCATGATTACTCAAGGTCTTGTTTAA
- the narI gene encoding respiratory nitrate reductase subunit gamma, with protein MKNFLDIFLWVIFPYLCLGSFIFGTIGRFAIFGANVTAESSELLEKKQLMVGSILFHIGIIFVFAGHVVGVLIPKSFTDWLGIPNEVYHIGALVMGGVAGFMALAGMMILSYRRFSNKRVFRTSSFSDLMVNVSFLIIIVLGLSASLIDGAILHPEFNYRLNLSIWARQIFAFHPDYHLMLKVPIMFKIHVICGFIIFGFFPYTRLVHALALPWQYIFRRPIVYRRKPRA; from the coding sequence ATGAAAAACTTTTTAGATATATTCTTATGGGTGATTTTTCCATACCTTTGTCTTGGTTCGTTCATCTTTGGAACTATCGGACGTTTTGCAATTTTTGGTGCAAATGTAACTGCTGAATCTAGTGAATTACTTGAAAAGAAACAACTAATGGTTGGAAGTATTCTCTTTCACATTGGGATTATCTTTGTTTTTGCTGGACACGTTGTAGGTGTTTTGATTCCTAAGTCATTTACCGACTGGCTAGGAATTCCCAATGAAGTGTATCATATAGGCGCACTTGTAATGGGTGGAGTTGCCGGATTCATGGCATTAGCTGGAATGATGATCTTATCTTATCGACGCTTCAGCAATAAGCGTGTTTTCAGAACTAGTTCATTCAGTGATCTAATGGTCAATGTATCATTTTTGATTATTATTGTTCTTGGATTAAGTGCCTCATTAATTGATGGAGCAATCTTACATCCAGAATTTAATTACCGTTTGAATCTGTCAATTTGGGCAAGACAAATATTTGCTTTCCATCCTGATTATCACTTGATGCTTAAAGTTCCAATTATGTTTAAGATACATGTGATATGTGGATTCATTATTTTTGGATTCTTCCCATATACAAGATTGGTTCACGCACTGGCATTACCTTGGCAATACATCTTTAGACGTCCAATAGTCTATCGCAGGAAACCAAGGGCTTAA
- a CDS encoding ABC transporter substrate-binding protein: MRRKRNIVVLLLGLLVFFISGITTQAASTKTIVDNTGAPVKIPKKVNKIADLWHANNPILLMLGGEDKLVATTKLTHDNALLTQLYPKVKKQAVPFNGEDFQIEELVKQKPDVVISSDTSQISELKKNNIPAVNSMFQDFGGLKKTVTLTAKVVGTKDAKKKAKKYNKKLNSDIKQVKKRVRKDKSKPSVLHIVNTSDLSKVDGKDTIVDEWLKIAGGKNAIKTKGNMINVSAEEIIKANPDVIIIGGTTNKKALKLLKKDDRFKSLKAVKDKKVYGNPTGIFMLDRYSAEEDLQIWWAGKILHPKQMKDVNLNHKFKSFYKEFFDYEFSNKKIKQIINGEVIK; this comes from the coding sequence ATGAGAAGGAAACGAAATATTGTTGTTTTACTTTTGGGGCTATTAGTCTTTTTCATTAGTGGAATAACAACACAAGCTGCTTCAACGAAAACAATTGTTGATAATACTGGTGCTCCAGTAAAAATACCAAAGAAAGTTAATAAGATTGCGGATCTTTGGCATGCTAATAATCCGATATTGTTGATGCTTGGGGGAGAGGATAAGTTAGTTGCTACCACAAAACTAACTCATGATAATGCTTTATTAACTCAACTGTATCCTAAGGTTAAAAAACAAGCAGTCCCATTTAATGGTGAGGATTTTCAGATTGAGGAATTGGTCAAACAAAAGCCAGATGTAGTCATTAGTTCTGATACTTCACAGATCAGTGAATTGAAGAAGAACAATATTCCAGCTGTTAATTCGATGTTTCAAGACTTTGGTGGTTTGAAGAAAACGGTTACTTTGACTGCTAAAGTAGTTGGTACCAAAGATGCGAAGAAAAAGGCCAAGAAATATAATAAGAAATTGAATTCAGATATAAAACAAGTTAAAAAACGTGTCCGTAAGGATAAATCAAAGCCCAGCGTGTTACATATTGTTAATACTAGTGATCTAAGTAAGGTCGATGGTAAAGATACTATTGTAGATGAATGGTTAAAGATTGCTGGTGGTAAAAATGCCATTAAAACTAAGGGCAATATGATTAACGTTTCTGCTGAAGAAATTATTAAGGCTAATCCAGATGTCATAATCATCGGTGGAACTACTAATAAAAAAGCTTTGAAGCTGCTCAAAAAAGATGATCGATTCAAATCTTTGAAAGCGGTTAAAGATAAAAAGGTGTATGGTAATCCGACAGGTATCTTTATGCTAGACAGATACAGTGCTGAAGAAGATTTACAAATTTGGTGGGCAGGTAAAATACTTCACCCCAAACAAATGAAAGATGTAAATCTAAACCATAAATTCAAGTCATTTTATAAGGAATTTTTTGATTATGAATTCAGTAATAAAAAAATAAAGCAGATTATTAATGGTGAGGTTATCAAGTGA
- a CDS encoding nitrate/nitrite transporter has product MESKSKSIIALAMGTLSMMICFMVWLSLSPLVGVILSHNGIELSEFQRTFLLATPILLGSIMRIPMGIWSDKFGGKKVYIILMLFLIIPVLMVPRVNSFGMMIVAALLLGMSGTSFAVGISYVTGFFPPEKQGLVLGIAGVGNIGTAFSSFFFPRMEKVWGLNSVFYTLIILLIIFVLLMFFIAPESNKNEDASMLKSLAVAKEKDTWYLALFYFLTFGLFMAMTNLLSTFMVNLFNSSLIDAGLWAAIFAVIGTLTRPLGGYLSDKIRPMTLLKYDFVAITVSAIILGIFLKTQAIFLIMMIVIGVLVGLGNGIIFKMVPFVSDSNTGAVTGFVGAMGGLGGYFPPIILGVIKQATGTYELGIYLIAVFAIICLVLLQRVYISGEHKIVK; this is encoded by the coding sequence ATGGAAAGTAAATCTAAATCAATAATTGCTTTGGCCATGGGTACTTTATCCATGATGATTTGTTTTATGGTTTGGCTGAGTTTATCGCCGTTAGTTGGAGTTATTCTTTCACATAATGGAATTGAGTTAAGTGAATTTCAGCGAACATTCTTGTTAGCAACACCAATTTTATTAGGTTCAATTATGCGTATCCCAATGGGAATCTGGAGTGATAAATTCGGTGGCAAGAAAGTTTACATTATATTAATGCTGTTCTTGATCATTCCTGTGCTTATGGTTCCTAGAGTCAATTCATTTGGAATGATGATAGTTGCTGCATTGCTACTTGGTATGAGTGGGACGTCATTTGCAGTTGGTATTTCGTATGTTACCGGCTTTTTTCCACCAGAAAAACAAGGATTAGTCCTTGGAATTGCCGGTGTTGGTAATATCGGTACTGCGTTTTCATCGTTCTTTTTCCCAAGAATGGAGAAGGTATGGGGATTAAACAGTGTATTTTATACATTGATCATCTTATTAATTATTTTTGTATTATTGATGTTCTTTATAGCTCCAGAATCAAACAAAAATGAAGATGCTAGTATGCTCAAGTCTTTGGCTGTTGCTAAAGAAAAGGATACTTGGTACCTTGCATTGTTCTACTTTCTAACATTTGGTTTATTTATGGCTATGACTAACTTATTATCAACTTTTATGGTCAATTTATTTAATAGTAGTTTAATAGATGCTGGATTATGGGCAGCAATATTTGCTGTTATTGGTACATTGACACGTCCATTGGGTGGTTATCTTTCAGATAAAATTCGTCCGATGACACTTTTAAAGTATGATTTTGTCGCAATTACTGTTTCTGCAATAATTTTAGGGATTTTCCTAAAGACACAGGCCATTTTTCTTATTATGATGATAGTAATAGGTGTCTTAGTTGGATTAGGTAATGGAATTATTTTCAAGATGGTTCCGTTCGTGTCTGACAGTAACACTGGTGCCGTTACAGGATTTGTTGGCGCTATGGGTGGACTAGGTGGATATTTCCCACCAATTATCCTGGGTGTGATTAAACAGGCTACTGGCACTTATGAACTAGGGATATATTTAATCGCTGTATTTGCTATAATATGTTTAGTATTACTACAGAGAGTATATATTTCTGGAGAACACAAAATTGTTAAGTAA
- a CDS encoding ABC transporter ATP-binding protein, producing the protein MLESRIITENLSFAYKNKSIIGNVNLNVDPGQVLVILGPNGIGKSTLLNCLSGVLTKYNGKISVNEKDLSELTTKNLSHQVALVSQGVSIKSSLTLFDYLLLGRTSFHSIFEQPDEHDEKVVANVIEEIGLIDYRNISLQNMSGGQRQLAIIGRALAQEPDILIMDEPTSALDYKNQTVVLKLIRELSNKDISIIMSTHDPNQAQIIGDEVGLLIDNKTYLQGSTNEILNDKNLSKLYGTSILSTYNESVNRKIFGIGMD; encoded by the coding sequence ATGTTGGAATCTAGGATCATTACAGAAAACTTGTCATTTGCATATAAGAATAAGTCGATCATTGGAAATGTTAATTTGAATGTTGATCCTGGACAAGTTCTGGTAATTTTAGGACCGAATGGAATTGGTAAGAGTACTTTATTGAATTGTTTGAGTGGAGTTTTAACAAAATATAACGGAAAAATCAGTGTAAATGAAAAAGATTTAAGTGAGTTGACTACTAAGAATCTATCACATCAAGTGGCTTTGGTCAGTCAAGGTGTAAGTATCAAATCTAGTTTGACTTTGTTTGATTATTTGCTCTTAGGACGTACGTCTTTTCACTCGATATTTGAGCAGCCAGATGAACATGATGAGAAGGTTGTTGCAAATGTTATTGAAGAGATCGGCTTGATTGATTATCGTAATATTAGTCTTCAAAATATGAGTGGTGGTCAAAGACAGCTGGCGATAATTGGTCGTGCATTGGCACAAGAACCGGATATATTGATCATGGATGAACCCACCTCTGCTCTAGATTATAAGAATCAGACGGTAGTATTGAAGTTGATTCGTGAACTATCAAATAAAGACATTTCAATAATCATGAGTACTCATGATCCTAATCAAGCTCAAATTATTGGTGATGAAGTCGGATTACTAATAGATAATAAAACTTATTTGCAGGGATCAACGAATGAGATATTAAATGATAAGAATTTATCTAAACTCTATGGAACTTCAATTTTATCGACTTATAATGAATCAGTGAATAGGAAAATATTTGGAATAGGGATGGATTAA
- the galE gene encoding UDP-glucose 4-epimerase GalE: MSILVLGGAGYVGSHTVDHLCNMDYDVVVADNLATGHREAVNDKAKFYQGDIRDKEFLIKLFQNEDITDVIHFAAFSVVPESMKDPLKYFDNNTYGMISLLEVMKDFGVSHIIFSSTAATYGEPKHIPIKETDPTIPTNPYGESKLAMEKIMHWSDVAYGIKFVALRYFNVAGAKSDGTIGEDHNPETHLIPVVLQTAAGQRDTLTIFGDDYDTKDGTNVRDYVHVEDLAEAHRLAMEYLRSGNDSNIFNLGSSNGFSNKEILEAAREVTGKEIPAKMGPRRLGDPSTLIADSSKAREVLNWKPQYDDVHTVIKDAWNFKTKHMNGYTK; the protein is encoded by the coding sequence ATGAGTATTCTTGTACTTGGTGGTGCTGGCTATGTCGGTTCTCACACTGTAGATCATTTATGCAACATGGATTACGACGTTGTTGTAGCAGACAATTTAGCTACTGGCCATCGTGAAGCCGTGAACGACAAAGCAAAATTTTATCAAGGTGATATTCGTGACAAGGAATTCCTTATTAAGTTATTCCAAAACGAAGACATCACAGACGTTATTCATTTTGCGGCTTTTTCAGTTGTTCCTGAATCTATGAAAGACCCTCTAAAATACTTTGATAACAACACTTACGGTATGATTTCATTGCTAGAAGTAATGAAAGACTTTGGTGTTTCACATATCATCTTCTCTTCAACTGCCGCAACTTATGGTGAACCAAAGCACATTCCAATCAAGGAAACAGATCCTACAATTCCAACTAATCCATATGGTGAAAGTAAATTGGCCATGGAAAAGATCATGCATTGGTCAGATGTAGCTTATGGAATCAAGTTCGTTGCACTACGTTACTTCAACGTTGCTGGCGCAAAGTCTGACGGTACGATTGGTGAAGATCATAATCCTGAAACTCACTTGATCCCTGTTGTATTGCAAACTGCTGCAGGTCAACGTGATACGTTAACTATTTTTGGTGATGATTATGATACTAAAGATGGTACAAATGTTCGTGATTATGTGCACGTTGAAGATTTGGCCGAAGCTCATCGTTTAGCAATGGAGTATCTACGTTCTGGTAATGATAGCAATATCTTTAACTTAGGTTCTTCAAATGGCTTCTCAAATAAAGAGATACTAGAAGCTGCCCGTGAAGTTACCGGAAAAGAAATCCCAGCCAAGATGGGACCACGTCGTTTAGGCGACCCAAGTACATTGATTGCCGATTCAAGTAAAGCACGTGAAGTTTTGAATTGGAAACCTCAATATGATGATGTTCATACAGTTATCAAAGATGCTTGGAATTTTAAGACAAAACACATGAATGGTTACACAAAATAA
- a CDS encoding metal-sulfur cluster assembly factor, giving the protein MSENEQTEKKENAVMEALEDVIDPELGIDIVNLGLIYGIEIKDNLCTVTMTLTTMGCPLSDMISNDIHNAAESVEGVDSCDINLVWYPIWDMSKMSRFAQIALGIGG; this is encoded by the coding sequence ATGAGTGAGAATGAACAAACAGAGAAAAAAGAAAATGCCGTTATGGAGGCACTAGAGGATGTTATTGACCCAGAACTTGGAATCGATATCGTTAATCTAGGCTTGATATATGGGATTGAGATCAAAGATAATCTTTGTACCGTGACTATGACATTAACAACTATGGGATGCCCATTAAGTGATATGATTTCTAACGATATCCATAATGCCGCTGAATCAGTTGAAGGTGTCGATTCGTGTGACATCAATTTGGTTTGGTATCCAATTTGGGATATGAGTAAAATGAGTCGTTTTGCCCAAATTGCACTTGGTATTGGTGGTTAA
- a CDS encoding FecCD family ABC transporter permease, producing MLTLIILVTVSMMIGRYDLSFSEVLKYFTGQANSSSALILKLRFIRIIAVVLVGAGLSMAGATFQSVFGNGLASPNLLGVSTGASVGAAIAILNGKSIYWIEISAFLMGILTVFLTLSINRILHSESNITLILSGIIMSGLMQSLLGSVKYIADPEDQLQSIVYWELGSFMKVDSQSLISVAPILVIGIIFLLMTRWRLNALSLDTNTIKTIGINPTINRNLMILFATLLTAASVCLCGVIGWIGLVVPHVSRSIVGEDNRYALPMTAITGAILLLISDTLARSISVNDIPLSIITGFIGVPIFIVILVRRKNVGI from the coding sequence TTGTTAACGCTAATTATATTGGTAACTGTTTCAATGATGATTGGTAGATATGATTTGTCGTTTTCTGAAGTTCTCAAATATTTTACAGGACAAGCCAACTCTTCTTCAGCATTAATTTTGAAGCTTAGATTCATTCGAATTATAGCAGTAGTATTAGTTGGCGCGGGTCTTTCTATGGCTGGCGCCACTTTTCAATCTGTCTTTGGAAACGGATTGGCTTCGCCAAATCTTTTAGGTGTTTCTACCGGTGCTAGTGTTGGTGCTGCGATAGCGATTCTTAACGGTAAATCGATTTATTGGATTGAAATAAGTGCTTTTTTGATGGGTATACTAACAGTATTTTTAACTTTATCAATTAATCGAATCCTTCACAGTGAATCAAATATCACTTTGATTTTATCGGGAATTATCATGTCAGGATTGATGCAGTCACTATTGGGATCAGTCAAGTATATTGCTGATCCAGAGGACCAATTACAAAGTATTGTTTATTGGGAATTGGGGAGTTTTATGAAAGTAGACTCACAATCGCTAATATCGGTAGCACCCATATTAGTAATAGGAATAATTTTTCTTTTGATGACGCGCTGGAGATTGAATGCATTATCATTAGATACAAATACAATAAAGACAATTGGAATAAATCCAACAATCAATCGTAATTTGATGATTTTATTTGCCACATTACTGACTGCTGCATCCGTTTGTTTATGCGGTGTTATTGGGTGGATCGGTTTGGTCGTTCCACATGTTAGTCGTAGTATTGTGGGTGAGGATAACCGATATGCACTACCAATGACAGCAATCACTGGCGCTATTTTACTATTGATTTCGGATACATTGGCTAGAAGTATTTCAGTTAATGATATTCCATTGAGTATTATTACTGGCTTTATTGGCGTTCCAATCTTTATTGTGATACTTGTTAGGAGAAAAAATGTTGGAATCTAG
- a CDS encoding AI-2E family transporter, which yields MKLTKQEIIRYSSLVAIFLVLLVYPGQILGLLKIIYSISLPLIIGAALAYCINLLSSMLEKRFWPKAKNKFAIGTRRPVALLLSIVIIIAIIAWVLRLVLPQFITAISSFFSSLPNLLNNFNKWLNNSNQASLIASQLKTSQIDWASIQSKLMKFVSSGVSGVFSSSINIFGSLSKGLFNFILAFTFAIYLVSGKEKIGQGINRVLNTFVPKKIMKKTYYVIGVADKAFSSFISGQVIEAFILGTLCALGMWIFKFPNALSIGALVGITALVPMIGAWIGGAVGFVLIAVTSPLQGILFVVYIIILQQLESNLIYPRVVGGSIGLPGIFVLAAITIGSGVAGIIGMLLGVPIAATIYQLVKNATLNKEAKSTVVVKKKS from the coding sequence ATGAAACTTACCAAACAAGAAATAATAAGATACAGTTCCCTAGTCGCCATATTTTTAGTGTTACTTGTATATCCCGGACAAATTTTAGGCCTGTTAAAAATAATTTATTCAATCTCATTACCACTTATCATAGGTGCAGCCTTGGCTTATTGTATAAATTTATTAAGTAGTATGCTAGAAAAACGCTTTTGGCCTAAGGCAAAGAATAAATTTGCAATCGGAACAAGGCGTCCTGTAGCTTTGTTGTTATCAATTGTGATAATAATCGCCATAATTGCTTGGGTATTACGTCTAGTACTACCTCAATTCATCACTGCAATTAGTAGTTTCTTTTCTAGTCTTCCGAATCTTTTGAATAACTTTAATAAATGGCTGAATAACTCCAATCAAGCAAGTCTCATCGCGTCCCAACTTAAGACAAGCCAGATCGATTGGGCAAGTATCCAATCCAAATTGATGAAATTCGTTTCTTCTGGCGTATCCGGAGTATTTTCTTCTTCTATAAATATTTTTGGTAGTTTATCAAAAGGACTCTTCAACTTCATACTTGCATTTACCTTTGCAATATATTTGGTAAGTGGTAAAGAAAAAATTGGTCAAGGAATTAATCGTGTACTGAACACATTTGTCCCCAAAAAAATTATGAAAAAAACATACTATGTAATTGGAGTAGCCGACAAAGCATTTTCTAGTTTCATAAGTGGCCAAGTTATCGAAGCTTTCATTCTTGGTACACTATGTGCATTGGGCATGTGGATTTTTAAATTTCCAAACGCTTTATCAATTGGTGCTCTAGTTGGTATAACAGCTCTAGTTCCAATGATCGGTGCCTGGATAGGTGGTGCTGTTGGATTTGTTCTTATAGCAGTCACTTCACCACTTCAAGGAATTTTGTTTGTTGTATATATCATCATCTTGCAACAACTTGAAAGTAATCTTATCTATCCACGTGTCGTTGGTGGTTCTATTGGATTACCAGGAATCTTTGTTCTTGCTGCCATTACTATTGGTAGTGGGGTTGCTGGCATCATTGGAATGTTACTCGGTGTTCCGATTGCCGCTACAATTTATCAATTAGTTAAAAATGCCACTTTAAATAAAGAAGCGAAATCAACTGTTGTAGTCAAAAAGAAATCGTAA
- a CDS encoding MoaD/ThiS family protein, producing the protein MKVKMFSILAEEIGPTLEVDLNDSFYSRDVKESIIKKYPDLKNIIDQSLVAIDEEYADESLFSLNSVDEIALIPPVSGG; encoded by the coding sequence TTGAAAGTAAAAATGTTTTCTATCTTGGCTGAAGAAATAGGTCCGACACTAGAAGTAGATTTGAACGATAGTTTCTATTCAAGGGATGTTAAAGAATCAATTATTAAAAAATATCCTGATTTAAAGAACATCATAGATCAATCTTTGGTAGCTATTGATGAAGAATATGCGGATGAATCGCTATTTTCATTAAATAGTGTAGATGAAATTGCTTTGATCCCACCAGTCAGTGGCGGCTAA